In Phragmites australis chromosome 16, lpPhrAust1.1, whole genome shotgun sequence, one DNA window encodes the following:
- the LOC133895792 gene encoding serine/threonine-protein kinase PEPKR2-like, with protein sequence MESMPRKRKGAPPACSAARSLQDLASRKRACRECDPQPPCTSASSRGVPAVVMTAPAASGGAAAGVLPGRGLKRKVGCIEAPTRMGRRKRLEGEYDLGEEIGHGKFGSVRVCRAKAGGEEFACKALPKNGGDTAHREVEIMQHLSGHPGVVTLRAVFEDSDSFYLVMELCRGGRLLDEVSREGRLSERRAANVIRELMAVLKYCHEMGVVHRDIKPENVLLTKDGSLKLADFGLAVRVANGQKLTGVAGSPAYVAPEVLLGNYSQKVDIWAAGVLLHVLLMGTLPFQGNSVKAIFDAIKTVELDLHSGQWTSVSRLARDLIGQMLHRDATSRFDADDVLRHPWVLFYTECPLKVEFSNLWSTNKTATPMIHWERVRSDRESSSSESSSDNSEEQDECGIVDALTTAITQVRISEPKRSRVCSPANQLFPPSRNALLT encoded by the exons ATGGAGTCGATGCCGCGGAAGCGCAAGGGCGCGCCCCCCGCGTGCTCCGCCGCCAGGTCCCTCCAAGATTTGGCGTCCCGCAAGCGCGCCTGTCGCGAGTGCGACCCGCAGCCACCCTGCACCAGCGCCTCCTCCCGCGGGGTCCCCGCCGTGGTGATGACGGCGCCCGCGGCGAgcggcggggcggcggcgggagtCCTCCCGGGGCGCGGGCTGAAGCGGAAGGTGGGCTGCATCGAGGCGCCCACGCGGATGGGGCGGAGGAAGCGTCTGGAGGGCGAGTACGACCTCGGCGAGGAGATCGGGCACGGCAAGTTCGGGTCCGTGCGCGTCTGCCGCGCCAAGGCCGGTGGCGAGGAGTTCGCGTGCAAGGCGCTGCCCAAGAACGGCGGGGACACGGCGCACCGCGAGGTGGAGATCATGCAGCATCTCTCCGGCCACCCGGGCGTCGTCACGCTCCGGGCCGTTTTCGAGGACTCCGACAGCTTCTACCTCGTCATGGAGCTCTGCCGCGGCGGCCGGCTTCTTGATGAGGTGTCCAGGGAGGGGAGGCTCTCCGAGCGACGCGCCGCCAATGTGATCAGGGAGCTCATGGCCGTGCTGAAGTATTGCCACGAGATGGGCGTTGTACATAGGGACATCAAACCGGAGAATGTTCTGCTCACCAAGGACGGAAGTTTGAAGCTCGCAGATTTTGGGTTGGCCGTGCGGGTCGCTAATG GTCAGAAGCTAACTGGTGTAGCTGGGAGCCCTGCATATGTGGCACCTGAGGTTCTACTTGGAAATTACTCGCAAAAAGTAGATATATGGGCTGCTGGAGTGCTTCTGCATGTGCTGCTGATGGGCACTCTTCCATTTCAAGGCAACTCTGTCAAAGCTATCTTTGATGCTATAAAGACAGTCGAGCTTGATTTACACAGTGGTCAGTGGACATCGGTATCACGTCTTGCACGTGATCTCATCGGCCAAATGCTTCATCGAGATGCCACTTCACGATTTGATGCTGATGATGTTCTCC GGCATCCCTGGGTCTTATTCTACACCGAGTGCCCATTGAAGGTAGAATTTTCCAATCTTTGGAGTACTAACAAAACTGCAACACCCATGATTCATTGGGAAAGAGTTAGATCAGATCGCGAGTCTTCATCTTCAGAATCTTCAAGTGACAACTCTGAAGAGCAGGATGAATGCGGCATAGTTGACGCACTGACGACAGCAATAACACAGGTGAGGATATCAGAGCCCAAAAGGTCCCGGGTCTGCAGCCCAGCCAATCAGCTGTTCCCGCCGAGCAGGAATGCTCTTCTAACTTGA